The DNA sequence CTGGACCAATGGTATTCGCGTAAGCAGGAACCAGGGTCGTGCGGCTCTTGAAGCTGGTCACGGCATTCTGCTCAATGGTCAGCGGATGCAGTTTAGCACCAATCCGGTGTGTCTGTGCTTTCCATTCTTCCTCTGAATTAAACTCACCTGCAAAGTGAGGTTCCCAGAATGCAATGTGACAGACGCGACCAATTCCGAAAATCACACCCAGTTTTGCGCCGGCGGCTTTAAGCTCACCAATTTTTTCCGCATAGGTGGGCAGGACATCTGGCGTAGCGAAGTGACGCTGGTTTTCCGGAACAGTCAGTTCGCCTAAAGGACCGTAGAAGGCTTCTTTCATGGCATACTGGAATGCACCCGGATTATCTGGCGGAAGTGTATTTCCTTCGGCATCGCTCCATTCATCCATGTTGAATCCGTAAACATGATCGCAGGAAACACCCCATTCTTTGAGGAAGTAAACAGCCCAGCGATACATGCCCATCGGTCCCACGGGCAGAATCAATGCCAGCTTTTCGCCTGCATCACGCGACTGTTTGATCGTCAGAGCAATCTCGTGACCCATGATTGTATCGAAATCAGTAACACTGCCGCACATGACGGGCTCAAACTTCTCGTGCCACCATGGTTGACGATCTGTAATTGTAGTCGGATCGGCACTCATGCACTGATCAATTTTGGTCAGATCCCAGCCGGCTGGAAAATAGCCTTCCATCATCGAACCGGCAATCGTACTCATTAAATCCATAATATTCCCCTTCTCGAAGCATACTCACAGGTTTGTGAAACTGTTTAAATTGTCAAATATCGCTAATTTCTTACGATTGTTGCAAAATTCGGCAGCTGGCGTGGATTCTAACACAGAAACACCGGGAAAACAGGAACCAACGGTCCCTGATTTCATAAACAGAAGAATAATTAAACAAGGGACTTCTGTTCGACAAACATCTTGAATTCTCTGACCGATATAGTTCTAATAGGAAGGCAGAGTTGACTGCTTTTACAAGTGGTCAATCCCGCCTGCAAACTACCTCCCAGACAATCCCGAGGGCCAAAACACTCCCATGGATTGTCTATTAACGATAACCGTTAACCTGCCTGATAGCACAACAGAGTTCATGCTCTGCTGTCATTAACAGGAACTGTTTCAGCATAGATCCGCTCTACGAGTAATCCTGTGCCTGGGGTCTGTTCCTGCTACGGTTCACACAACCGGAGATACATAACAGATGAAAGTTCTGATTGCGCCCGCCTGCACAGCGATTGCCATGGTTGTCGGATGGCTGGTCTATGACAAATCCGTCAAAGATGTCCAGGTCCCAACCAAAACTATCATCCCCGAACCGATCGCAGTTCAGGTCACCCGCTCTACTACCAAAACCCTCGAAAAACGGATTAACCTCGTCGGTAACCTGGAAGCAGGTTCTCAGGTAGAAGTCCGGACGCGTTACAGTGGCTACATCAAGTCGATGCCCTTTGACGTCGGCGACCGGATCAAGGAAGGAGATGTCATTCTGGAGCTGAATGATTCAGAGAACCGGGAACTGGTATCGAAGGCAGAAGCTGCTCTCAGTGTCGCCAAGGCACAGTTAAAAGCACAAATTACTTCTCAGGAACTCGCCCGGAAGGCCTATGACCGACTGCTGGTACTGCAGAAGTCAGGCGTCAGTACTCGTCAGCAGATGGAAGAAGCACAGGCCAGCCTGGCAATCCAGGAAGCGCAAACGGAACTGGAACAGGCACGCGTCGATCAGGCGGGAGCCGATCTGGAACAAAGTCGACTGCGTTTGCAGGAAAACAAAATCATTGCTCCCACCAGTGGATTTCTTGCTGAAAGGCTGGTCGATATTGGCGACTTGGCCAAACCGGATGTCGCACTGATGAAAATTGTTAATCTGGATCACGTTCGCACCGTAGTGCATATCGTGGAGAAAGATTACGAGGATGTCAAAATCGGTCAGCAGGCGGCCATCACCGTCGATACGTTTCCCGACCAGACTTTTTCAGGCCACGTTAAACGCAAAGCGCCTGTAATGGATCCACAAACCAGGACCGCCGCCGTTCACATCGAAATTCCCAACGAAGATTTTTCTTTGAAGCCGGGGATGCACGCCCGCGTGCAGATTGTCTTTGAACATCGCCCGGAAACCAAAGTACTGCCGATCGCCTCACTGACCCGCCGCAAGGATGGCCCGGGTTCTGCAGTCTTTATCATTGGAGGGAATCCCCCGATGACCCATCGCCGCAACATTGAAGTCGGTATCAACGATGGAGAAATGGTGGAGATTCTCTCTGGTATCAATGCGGAAGATCTGGTGATCACTCTGGGAAACCGCCTGGTAGATGAAGGACAGACGGTGACACCTGTGGAAGTCCCCATGGATCAGATTCTTCAGGCTCCTCCCGCCCTGCCCGAGAAAACGAACCTGTAAGCCTACTATCAGCCAGCATGTGAGAAGGACCTCCTGCTTTTAACTGATCTACCCGGAAAAGCATCGATATGTCCCTGACTCGACTGGCAGTTCACCGACCGATCTCAACCCTGATGGCCTCGCTTGTGCTGGTCATGTTGGGGTGTGTTTCGTTGTCGCAGCTGGCGGTCGACCTGATGCCGGACATTCAGAATCCCAGCATCAGCGTAATTACCATCTATGAAGGTGCGGGGCCCAACGAAGCGGAAACGCTGATCACCCGACCGATCGAGCAGACCCTGAGCTCGGTTTCTGGAATTGAAAATATCCTCAGCAGCAGCATGGAAGGCAGCAGCACGGTTCGACTGCAGTTCCAGTGGGGCACCGATCTGACCCTGGCAATCAACGAAGTGCGCGACGCGTTGAATAAGCTCCGCAACTCACTGCCGGAAGGGGCAGAGGATCCTTATATCCGACATTTCGACGTCGCTGACCGGCCGATTATTTACCTGGGCCTGAACAGTGAACTCGACCCCATTACCCTGTCGCAACTGACCGAAAATCAGATCATTCCCCAGTTCGAGCAGCTGGAAGGTGTGGCCCGACTACGGATGCGGGGTGGTATTGAACGCGAGATCCAGATTGACCTGGATCGCAGCAAGCTCGAATCACTCAACATGGGTGTGAATGAAGTCGTCAATGCCCTGAAGCAGGAAAACATTAATCAACCAGCGGGAAACTACGAAGAAGGTAACCTGAATTTACTCATCCGCAGCCAGGGTGAATTCACCAGCCTGGAGCAAATCGAAAATACGGTTGTCCGCGAACAATCCGGCGCAACAGTGCATGTCCGGGATATCGCCAATGTCGTTGATGGCGAAAAAGAGCGAACCGAGCTCACCCGCATGAACGGCAAACCGGGGATCCTGCTCTACGTTTATAAGCAATCAGGCGCCAATACAATCAGCGTCAGTGATCTGGTGCAGAAACAGCTCGAACGCGTCAACAAATCGATGCCCGACGTACAACTGAGCATTCGGGTCGACAACTCGGAATACATCCGGCAGTCAATCGCCAACATCCAGCAGGCTGCCTTGTATGGTATGGGACTGGCCTTCATAGTCCTGATTCTCTTCCTGCGCAGTTTCCGCAGCATGCTGGTGATTGGGGTCTGTATGCCCCTCTCGGTTCTGGCCACCTTCATTCTGATCTACTTCCAGGGCTTCACACTGAATATTATTTCGTTCGGTGGTCTGGCTCTCGGAGTAGGCATGCTGGTCGATAATTCCATCGTGGTGCTGGAAAGCATTTTCCGCAAACGGGAAGACGGTCTGGATGCCAAAACCGCCGCCATCGAAGGTACCGAGGAAGTCTCGGGGGCGATTATCGCCAGCACAATGACCACACTGATCATCTTCCTGCCCTTGATCTTCATCCAGGGGACCACCGGGATTCTGTTGCATCAACTGGCATGGGTTGTCGGTTTCTCGCTGATCTGCTCTCTGTTTGCCAGCCTGACTCTGACTCCTGTCATGAGCGCCTACTGGATTCCTGATCAGACCCCGAAAACCCATTCCCGCTGGACCCGCCCCTGGTTTGCACTGATAGACGGGTTCCACAATCTGAACCATCGCATGCTTCTCTTACTGGAGCGGATCTATGAGCGGATATTAAAATTCAGCCTGAAACATGTAGTTCTGATCGGTTTTCTACTGCTGCTCTGCTTTACAACCACACTCGGCCTGATCCCGCGGATTAAAACCGAGTTTCTTCCCAAAACGGATGAAGCAGCCATCAATGTCTATTCCTCGATGGCGGCAGGAATCCAGCTGAAAAAACTCGATCAACAGACCCGGATTCTCGAACAGGCAACCATCGAATCCGTCCCGGAAGCGCTTGCCATCGCATCCTTTATCGGCGATAGCGCTGATGACGCAGACCGCTGGAACCGTACCACGCTCCGCATCAAACTCTCTCCGAGAACAGAGCGAAAACGAGGAATTGAGGAAATCCGCAAAGCCCTCGACGATGCCATCGGTCCAATCCCCGGCATGAAAGTGCAGGTCAAAGCGCAAACCGAAATGATGGTCATGCGCATGATTGGTCGTAGAGGGGGTGGTGACCTGGTCGTACAGGTTGCCGGTCACAATATGCAACTAGCTCAACAGATTGTGGAGCAGGTTGTCGGCGTCATGAAGTCGACTCCCGGATTGATCAATGTCGAAGCAGAAATTTCAGATCAGCGTCCCGAATTGACTGCTTCGATTGACCGTGAAAAAGCAGGCCTGTTGAAAATCAGCGTGCAGGACATCGCCCAGACCCTGGAAACCACCATCCGCGGAACGGAAGCCACGCTCTACCGTGAAGAAGGGGACGAATTCCCCGTCATGGTACGACTCCGAGAGGAAGACCGCAACCAGATCGGCGACGTCCAGCAGGTCGGCGTCACGACGGCCGACGGTCGCACAATCCCACTCAAAAATCTTCTTAAATTTGAATCTGATGATGCACCAGTTGTGATTGAACGGCACAACCAGCAGCGGGTGTTGCGAATTTTTGCTGATGTCGAAGGACGGGACCTGGGCAGCATCGTCCCGGAACTGGAAGATAATCTGAACGCGATTCAGATCCCATCTGGTTTCTCAGTCAGCGTCGCCGGGGACTGGGAAGAGCAACAGAAAAGCTTCAGTGCCCTGCAACAGGGATTCGTCCTGGCGATTATTCTGATGTACATGATCATGGCTTCGCAGTACGAATCGCTCCGTGATCCATTTTATATTCTGTTCGCTGTCCCACTGGGTATGATCGGTGTCATCTGGGTTTTTGTTTTCACAGAAACGACTCTGAATGTGCAATCCTTCATCGGCATCGTCGTTCTCTCGGGGATCGTCGTCAATAATGCGATCGTCCTGGTGGATTACATCAACCAGTTGAAACGCCGGCATCCTGAAAAACCGACATCTGAGCTGATTCTGCAGGCAGCGACACGCCGCTTCCGGCCCATTCTCATGACCACACTGACCACCGTGCTGGCCATGATCCCGATTTCACTGGGCTGGGGTGAGGGAGGCGAACTGCAGGCCCCGATGGCACGAGTCGTTGTCGGAGGCTTGCTCGCAGGCACTCTAATTACCCTGCTGGCCATCCCGCTGATTTACCAGTCCTGCACTCCGGACGCGAAACAAACCGCGCGGCCAGCCACAGAGCCCGTTGCTGAACCGAAACTGAACGGCCAAACGGTAAAATCTGTCTGAGAAATGCGTTAGATCGCAGTCTGACATAGCATCATTTCTGCCTGACTGTCTATAATACGCCTCAATTGAACAGTCGGGCCGAGAGCGTCCGTTCTCAATCTGCTCTCTGCAACCAGATCAACATCTGCCTCATCTCCTGTGGATCGTCATTCTAATGAAGATGAATCAAAAAACATCGCCACTCACGCAACCGATACCCTATAAAATCCTGTTTCCCTGGCTGCATCTGTTTCGCACCTTCCGACTGGCGGTTGATTTCCAGAAGATCCTGCTCGCAGTCGCCGGCCTGCTGATGCTTTCGCTGGGAAACTACCTGTTCAATAAACTTCCATTCGCACCAGAGGCGCCCGCGTCAGCAGGTGTCGTTGCGGTTCAACACACAATCCAGTTTCCGCCTCCTTCAGCTGGCGTGGTATCCGAATCTCTGACCCCTGAGCGATTGAGTGGACTATCGACTTCTCCCTCGGGAGAACTCTTATCCCCTGCGACTCTGCTGGAACCCATGGGGTTCTTTACCAGACCGGTGCTGACGCTGTTTGAAACAGGCGCCAGTTGGAGTGCCCTGGCCTATGCGACGACTCAGCTCTTATGGGCCGTCATTGTCTGGGCCGTTTTTGGAGGCGCGATTACCCGCATTGCAGCGATCCAGTTTGCCCAGGAGGACCATATTGGCTGTCGGGCCGCGTTGGGATTTTCACTGAAACGAATTTTGTCACTGGTTAGCGCCCCCCTGCTCCCCTTCGCTGGAATGGGCTTTTTCTGGGTGCTTTGCCTGCTGATCGGCCTGTTTGGCAACATCCCCGGTGCCGGCGGAGTGATCGTAAGCCTCCTCTGGGGACTTGCCTTCCTGTTTGCCTTTGTGCTGACCCTCATCCTGCTGGTGACACTGGCGGGCTGGCCGCTGATGATGACTACCATCAGCGTGGAAGACAGCGATGGTTTCGATGGCCTGAGCCGGATCTTCAGCTACTTGTTTGGCCGGATCTGGTATTTTCTCTGGCTGACAGTCGTTGTGCTTTGTTACGGGGCTGTCTGTCTGTTTTTTGCTGCGGTTCTGTTGCAGGTGATGTCGTACCTGGCTTTCTGGGGAGTCAGCTGGGGCATGGGCAGCGAACATGCACAAAAACTCTTTCAGCAGGAGCAGCCGACTCTGGCTGCAACGATATCCATTGGCTGGGGCTCTATCCTGAATCTGCTGTTCTCAGGCTTCGTTATCAGCTTCTTCTGGTCTGGCAGTACCATCGTCTACTTCCTGCTCCGCAAGTGTGACGATGGAACGCCGCTGGATCACGTCTATGTGGCAGATGAAGACCAGGAACAGACAGACGAGCTTCCACTGGCTGGCGTCGCGAAATCAGGCGAACCCATCATCGAACGTCCTGTGGAACCCGAAGAGTCTCCCACTGACGAAAACCAGACACCGTCAGAATAAGGATTCCGGAACACAGCGTGACGCTGATTAAGCCAGCGGGCAAAATTGAGCGGACTTAAGGTCTGGGTTACCAGCGGAACAGACCAGTTCCCCAGGCCAGACCGGCACCAAAGCCGCTCAGGAGGATTGTATCTCCCCGGTTAATGCGGCCAGCATTGAAGGCTTCATCCAGAACGATGGGAATTGAACCGCCGGAGGTGTTACCATAGCGATCAAGGTTATTGTAGACCTTTTCACGGGGAATCCCCAGCTGATCGCAGGCGGAATCAATAATGCGGATGTTGGCCTGATGCATTAAAAACAGATCAACATCGTGCACGCTCATACCGGTTTTGGTCAGCATCAGATCGATGGAATCAGCGACAGTACGAACAGCCCACTTAAAGACGCTGCGGCCGTCCATATTCAGGAAATGCCGCCCTTCTTGAATATCTTCCGCGGTAGCCGGATTACGGGTTCCCCCAGCGGGACGATCCAGAAGCGAACAGCCACTGCCATCTGATCCGGTCTGATAACAGGTCAATCCCTGATGCGGATCACCTTTGGCCAGGAGCACAGCTCCAGCACCATCACCGAACAGAGGAGCGACCCTGCGGTCTTCCGGATTGACAATCCGGCTGTTACAGTCACCACCGATGACCAGAGCCAGTTTGCTGTTACCGGTCGCGACGTACTGAGCTGCGGTCACCAGTGCATACATGAATCCAGCACAGGCAGCCTGCAGATCAAGGGCAGGTGCATCCAGTCCGAGACGGTCCTGTACCAGGCAGGCTACGGAGGGACACTGAAAATCGGGAGTGAACGTTCCCACGATCAACAGGTCGATGTCTTCCGGGTTCACGCGGGCAGCACGAATTGCCTTTTGTGCCGCTTCATAGCAGAGATCGCTGGTTGCAATTCCCTCAGGAGCATGTCGACGCTCCAGAATTCCCGTTCGCTGTTCAATCCATTCCGGGTCAAAACCATACCGTTTCTGCAGGTCCTGATTCGTTACCACATTGTCGGGTACGTAAGAACCACTGGAAACAATCTGGACCCCCAACAATGAATTAGTTCGTTGACTAATCACCTGGCGACCACGCTTGCTCTCTATTTTTTTATTCTCAGGTGCCAGATTTATTTGCTGGTCTAATAACCCGGACGCGTCTAGAACTGATTCCAGATCGTTTGAGTTTACCTGATTTTTTGTTTGAACTTTTAAAGACATCTTGTGCATGTTCCTGACATCCTTATTCAGTCTCTTTCAAACTCGCAACGCGGGCAGAGTTCGAACTCCATTCAACACGCGTCCTGTCGTGATGCAGCACAATTTCCATTTAGAACAGAATCTATTCAAAACAAGATTCTGAGACAAATGCAGATGCACTAACTGATTACCAAAACGCTTACGCCAAAGTAACCAATGAGTTGTCATGATTGGGTGCAAGCCAGGCAACAACTCCTGTCTCACTTCATAGTCAGCAACATAGCAGACCACAATCGCTGACCGTTGACCGCAAAGTATAGCGATTCATAAAATTGGAAACTAGCGAAATTTAGAAAAATCCAGCTAAGCTATAATATAGGCAAAATTCTGTGCCCTGAAAATAAATATAAACCCCTATTTTACCACATTTTGCTCTTATTTCTCTGGCCGGATGAACGTATCTGCTGGCCATGACAGCACCTGGGGAATTCGGCAGAAATCAGGCCACATCTTCACTGGCGGTACAACCGGTGATCTGATAGTGCAGCAGGCTCTCAAACTCCTCATCCAGATCTGAGGCACGTTTGACTTCAATACTCACCCCGTACGCTCGCTTTTCCAGAACCCGGGTTCGCGTCCCTGTTGCGTTTTCCACCTCACAGCTGATCGATAATACCCCTTCCAGAGGAGGATTCAGGCTCACATGCACCACCTGCAACCGCTGATTTCTCGCAAAACGGACCTGCATCCCTCCCTCAACCGTTTCCCCACCTGCTGTATCAATTGAACGATTCATCCACTGGGAACAGTTTTCATCATCTAAACGCGTTTCAGAGAGGTCACCTGCACTCTCTCTCCGCTCCAGCAATGCTGCAAACAACGCTTCGTTATCCCCTGCAGATTCCATCACTGGGCTTTCCAGCAAAGCGACATCTGCAACAGGTGACTCTTCATCTGGAAATGGAAGTAGATCAGACTCCTGCCAATGAACCGCTTCTCGATTGAGCCACTCCAGAACGCCGGCAAAAGCCATGAAATAGGTCAGTGAAAAGAAATAAATGCCGGGCAACGACAGTCCCGCAGACGGATGCATCGCCAGCATCCCGATCAACACAGGTAAGACCAGGGCCAGCGTGAGTAAGTGCTTGCGATCCTCAAGCTGAAGAATGAGTCGTTTCCGATGCAGACTGAATAACACCAGGGCAACAGACGCGGAAAGCAGGCCGCCTGTGACCAGCAAAGGCACAAAACTCGCTTCGATCTGTAACCAGCCGGTGATGCGCAGCACCACCAGCCCGACGGCAATCAGCAGATTCCCACCGAGAAACAAAAAAGGGAAAAGCCACCTCTGTTGAGATGACTTCCCCCCTGTGGATCGTTCCCTGATCTGAGTTATACTCGGATTTGAAATATTCATGACGAGCGTTCTCCATAAGGCTCGGCGTTGCTGATTTCAGAAAAACAATGATCCGCTGAAAATCAGGAAATGGCAAATTGAGGCTCGGGAACTTCATTTCCCAGGCCAGCAGCGTCTCTCAGTTCAGCAGCTTTGTCGGTAGCTTCCCAGGTAAAATCGGGATCGTTCCGACCAAAATGTCCGCCCCAGGTAGTCTTTCTGAAAATGGGACGACGCAGCTGCAGGTGTTCGATGATCCCCTGCGGATTCAGCGGGAAGAGCTCACGAACCAGTTCAGAAATTTTCTCTTCTGGAATCACGGAAGTTCCCTTGGTGTCCACATACACGCTGGTCGGCTCGACTACACCAATCGCGTAGGAAAGCTGAACTTCACACTCCGTAGCCAGACCTGAGGCAACGATGTTCTTGGCAATGTAACGGGCCATGTATGCTGCGGAGCGGTCTACTTTGGTTGAGTCTTTACCACTGAAAGCACCGCCGCCATGACGGCCCCAGCCACCATAGGTATCGACAATAATCTTACGACCAGTCAAACCAGCGTCACCGTGAGGTCCGCCGATCACAAACCGTCCGGTCGGATTAATGTGATACTTGGTTTCATCATTCAAAAAGTCGGCAGGAATGACATCCTTGATGACTTTCTCGATGATAAATTCGCGAATTTCAGCCTGAGTGACCTCATCAGTGTGCTGGGTTGAAACTACAACCGCGGAAACACCGACAGGTTTGCCGTCTTCGTATTCGACAGTGACCTGGCTTTTGCTGTCCGGCAGCAGCCAGTTCACTTCACCGTTCTGACGGATTTCAGTCAGTTTATTCAGAATGCGGTGCGACAGAGCAATCGGTACCGGCATGTACTCTTCCGTCTGATTGCAGGCATAACCGAACATCAGCCCCTGGTCACCAGCCCCTTCGGCGTCGACGCCCTGGGCAATATCTGCACTTTGCTGATGCAATTTAACCAGTACTTCGCAGGTATCTGCGTTGAAGCCGATGTCTTCGCTGGTGTAACCGATATCGCGAATGACATCGCGGGCAATTTTCTCGTAATCGACGTTGGCGTTGCTGGTAATTTCACCGGCAAGCAGAACGAAGTCTGTGGTACACAGAGTTTCACAAGCAACGCGTGAGTAAGGATCTTCAGCAAGCAGTGCATCCAGAATGCCATCGGATACCTGGTCTGAGACTTTGTCAGGATGTCCCATACTGACAGATTCACTTGTGAACGAAAATTTAGCCATGCGTCACTCCACCCTTAAATTGCATTGTACCTGGTCAGGAAATGGATCAAGCTCTCTGAGGCTGATCAAAGCATCTCTCGAGCCACTGTAAGAGATTTCGTCCCATGTCAGCGTACGCAGACAGCGGACGCTACCGTATTTCTGAGACAGTGCATAATTGTAGAAATTTGCAGAGAACTCAACAAGCGTTTCTTGACTCCCGCTCTGTGATTTACGCAAGGTTTCTTAAAAGAATTCCCTGATTTTTCTATGCCGGACAGTTCGTCTGCAACCTCTGAATCAAGCAGCCTTTTCGGCAGACTGTGCTGCTTCATTCAGTGACCGCATTAACAGTTCGGCTGTCCGCAGTGTGGCCCCCCGCTGACTCAGGACGAACTCCTGCGCTCTGCTCCCCTGCTCCCGGGCAGCCTCAGGATTCCTCAACCAGTTCGTAAGCTGTCCTTCGAGTTCCGCCTGATTCCGAACCACCGTTGCCGCCTCATGCTGCAGCAGAGCAGCAACGATATCCTTAAAATTCCATGTATTGGGACCGAATAACAAGGCCGCACCGTATCCGGCAGGCTCAATCATATTCTGCCCTCCTCGCTTCGTCAGGCTGCCTCCCACAAAAGCGAAATCGGCCAGTCCCCAACAGGCTTTTAACTCTCCCAGTGTATCCAACAGACAGATCGGGGGTCTTTCCGAAGTCGAAAAGGGGATGAATCGACCCTGATCTTCGTCAGACTGCTGACTTCGACAAATCAAAGGCAAGCCGTAACTTCTGACCAGCGCTGCCACTTCCTCAAAACGTTCCTGATGCCGCGGCACGAGGATCAGACGCAGATCCGGATACTGCCGACGGAGTTCCAGGTAGACATCCAGCGCAATTCGCTCCTCCGGATCCTGAGTACTGCCCGCGATCAGCACCATGTCTCTCTTCTTCAACTGAAAAGTATCTCGTAATTCCCGGGTCAGCGGATTACCTCGCTCTACTTCAATTCCGTCAAATTTGATGGAGCCAGTCACCTGAATCTGCTCAGACTTTCCGGCCAGCCGCGAAAACCGCTCTGCATACGCATCAGTCTGAACAGCCATGAGTTCCAGACGATTCAGTAGAGGACCAATCAGAGCTCGCAACCGCCAGTATCCGCGGAAACTCTTTTCACTCAAGCGACCATTGATGATGGATACAGGAATCCTCATCCGGTCTGCTGCCAGTACAAAGTTCGGCCAGAGTTCCATTTCAACCAGGATAACCGCCGAGGGACGGATCCGCTGCAGGGCTCGTTTTACGGACCAGGAGAAGTCCAGCGGGAAATAGCATACCGTATGGCCGGGAAACTT is a window from the Gimesia benthica genome containing:
- a CDS encoding sugar phosphate isomerase family, which produces MDLMSTIAGSMMEGYFPAGWDLTKIDQCMSADPTTITDRQPWWHEKFEPVMCGSVTDFDTIMGHEIALTIKQSRDAGEKLALILPVGPMGMYRWAVYFLKEWGVSCDHVYGFNMDEWSDAEGNTLPPDNPGAFQYAMKEAFYGPLGELTVPENQRHFATPDVLPTYAEKIGELKAAGAKLGVIFGIGRVCHIAFWEPHFAGEFNSEEEWKAQTHRIGAKLHPLTIEQNAVTSFKSRTTLVPAYANTIGPGCFLNADKIIGGCDGIFSRGMQWQGMSVWMTLRHEPTSWIPSTYMTTQPGRLIILDELAGPLVAECN
- a CDS encoding efflux RND transporter periplasmic adaptor subunit, producing the protein MKVLIAPACTAIAMVVGWLVYDKSVKDVQVPTKTIIPEPIAVQVTRSTTKTLEKRINLVGNLEAGSQVEVRTRYSGYIKSMPFDVGDRIKEGDVILELNDSENRELVSKAEAALSVAKAQLKAQITSQELARKAYDRLLVLQKSGVSTRQQMEEAQASLAIQEAQTELEQARVDQAGADLEQSRLRLQENKIIAPTSGFLAERLVDIGDLAKPDVALMKIVNLDHVRTVVHIVEKDYEDVKIGQQAAITVDTFPDQTFSGHVKRKAPVMDPQTRTAAVHIEIPNEDFSLKPGMHARVQIVFEHRPETKVLPIASLTRRKDGPGSAVFIIGGNPPMTHRRNIEVGINDGEMVEILSGINAEDLVITLGNRLVDEGQTVTPVEVPMDQILQAPPALPEKTNL
- a CDS encoding efflux RND transporter permease subunit; its protein translation is MSLTRLAVHRPISTLMASLVLVMLGCVSLSQLAVDLMPDIQNPSISVITIYEGAGPNEAETLITRPIEQTLSSVSGIENILSSSMEGSSTVRLQFQWGTDLTLAINEVRDALNKLRNSLPEGAEDPYIRHFDVADRPIIYLGLNSELDPITLSQLTENQIIPQFEQLEGVARLRMRGGIEREIQIDLDRSKLESLNMGVNEVVNALKQENINQPAGNYEEGNLNLLIRSQGEFTSLEQIENTVVREQSGATVHVRDIANVVDGEKERTELTRMNGKPGILLYVYKQSGANTISVSDLVQKQLERVNKSMPDVQLSIRVDNSEYIRQSIANIQQAALYGMGLAFIVLILFLRSFRSMLVIGVCMPLSVLATFILIYFQGFTLNIISFGGLALGVGMLVDNSIVVLESIFRKREDGLDAKTAAIEGTEEVSGAIIASTMTTLIIFLPLIFIQGTTGILLHQLAWVVGFSLICSLFASLTLTPVMSAYWIPDQTPKTHSRWTRPWFALIDGFHNLNHRMLLLLERIYERILKFSLKHVVLIGFLLLLCFTTTLGLIPRIKTEFLPKTDEAAINVYSSMAAGIQLKKLDQQTRILEQATIESVPEALAIASFIGDSADDADRWNRTTLRIKLSPRTERKRGIEEIRKALDDAIGPIPGMKVQVKAQTEMMVMRMIGRRGGGDLVVQVAGHNMQLAQQIVEQVVGVMKSTPGLINVEAEISDQRPELTASIDREKAGLLKISVQDIAQTLETTIRGTEATLYREEGDEFPVMVRLREEDRNQIGDVQQVGVTTADGRTIPLKNLLKFESDDAPVVIERHNQQRVLRIFADVEGRDLGSIVPELEDNLNAIQIPSGFSVSVAGDWEEQQKSFSALQQGFVLAIILMYMIMASQYESLRDPFYILFAVPLGMIGVIWVFVFTETTLNVQSFIGIVVLSGIVVNNAIVLVDYINQLKRRHPEKPTSELILQAATRRFRPILMTTLTTVLAMIPISLGWGEGGELQAPMARVVVGGLLAGTLITLLAIPLIYQSCTPDAKQTARPATEPVAEPKLNGQTVKSV
- a CDS encoding 3-oxoacyl-ACP synthase III family protein produces the protein MSLKVQTKNQVNSNDLESVLDASGLLDQQINLAPENKKIESKRGRQVISQRTNSLLGVQIVSSGSYVPDNVVTNQDLQKRYGFDPEWIEQRTGILERRHAPEGIATSDLCYEAAQKAIRAARVNPEDIDLLIVGTFTPDFQCPSVACLVQDRLGLDAPALDLQAACAGFMYALVTAAQYVATGNSKLALVIGGDCNSRIVNPEDRRVAPLFGDGAGAVLLAKGDPHQGLTCYQTGSDGSGCSLLDRPAGGTRNPATAEDIQEGRHFLNMDGRSVFKWAVRTVADSIDLMLTKTGMSVHDVDLFLMHQANIRIIDSACDQLGIPREKVYNNLDRYGNTSGGSIPIVLDEAFNAGRINRGDTILLSGFGAGLAWGTGLFRW
- the metK gene encoding methionine adenosyltransferase; translated protein: MAKFSFTSESVSMGHPDKVSDQVSDGILDALLAEDPYSRVACETLCTTDFVLLAGEITSNANVDYEKIARDVIRDIGYTSEDIGFNADTCEVLVKLHQQSADIAQGVDAEGAGDQGLMFGYACNQTEEYMPVPIALSHRILNKLTEIRQNGEVNWLLPDSKSQVTVEYEDGKPVGVSAVVVSTQHTDEVTQAEIREFIIEKVIKDVIPADFLNDETKYHINPTGRFVIGGPHGDAGLTGRKIIVDTYGGWGRHGGGAFSGKDSTKVDRSAAYMARYIAKNIVASGLATECEVQLSYAIGVVEPTSVYVDTKGTSVIPEEKISELVRELFPLNPQGIIEHLQLRRPIFRKTTWGGHFGRNDPDFTWEATDKAAELRDAAGLGNEVPEPQFAIS
- a CDS encoding 3-deoxy-D-manno-octulosonic acid transferase, whose amino-acid sequence is MRLVSYLLNLVYGLLLIAVSPVLAYRALVLKKYRSGWSQKFLGKLHEREGDRPCFWFHAVSVGEVLQLPPLLTILREQHPELEFVITTTTHTGYAVAREKFPGHTVCYFPLDFSWSVKRALQRIRPSAVILVEMELWPNFVLAADRMRIPVSIINGRLSEKSFRGYWRLRALIGPLLNRLELMAVQTDAYAERFSRLAGKSEQIQVTGSIKFDGIEVERGNPLTRELRDTFQLKKRDMVLIAGSTQDPEERIALDVYLELRRQYPDLRLILVPRHQERFEEVAALVRSYGLPLICRSQQSDEDQGRFIPFSTSERPPICLLDTLGELKACWGLADFAFVGGSLTKRGGQNMIEPAGYGAALLFGPNTWNFKDIVAALLQHEAATVVRNQAELEGQLTNWLRNPEAAREQGSRAQEFVLSQRGATLRTAELLMRSLNEAAQSAEKAA